The following is a genomic window from Neurospora crassa OR74A linkage group III, whole genome shotgun sequence.
GAGAGTTCCGCCACAACCCAGAGAACGGGGACGACGTCCACATTCATCTGAAGACGAATGAGATATGGCGCCCCGTTAAACGATTGGGAAGCGGTACTTTTGGAGAGGTCTGGCAGCAACAGTGTATACGGGAAGAATCTGTTACCGAGCTTCGTGCCGTTAAAAGAATCAACAAGACGCAGACAGGCCTTCTCGAGTCGTCGCAGCGAGAGGTTCAAGCACTCGCCACATTTTCCAGCCAGAAGAAGCAACAAAATCGGTCCACGGTGGGTTTAGTATCTACCTGTGCATGGCATTTGGAGTTCTTTCGTTCCTCtaatagaaagaaaacgtGAGTGGCTAAGTACAAATTGCAGATTGATGACCAATATGAGCAATGGTTTGTTCAGTTTCTCGGTTGGTATGAGGATACCAAGTACCTATATCTCGCTATGGAGTTTTTAGAGTGTGGAAGTCTTCAGAGGTTTCTAGAAGTAAAGAAGACGCcttttgaagaagaagaagaagcagctaCGATCATTCAACAGGTTGCAGAAGCCTTGCAATTCATACACAGCAAGGATTTCATCCACAGAAATCTCAAGCCTTCGGTATTATTCCACCTGGCCAAGTGTGTGTACTGCTCAATGCTAACGCGCCTCAACCACAGAATATTCTCGTTGCTAAGGCGGGGCCCGCATGGCATGTGAAAGTTGCCGATTTTGGAATTGCAAAGGACATCGGGGTACCTTCGTTCTGTACGAACGACGTTGATGCGCCTGGATATATAGCCCCCGAGATGGTGGACTCGATAGACTACACGTCGGCGGTCGATGTGTGGGCGTTGGGTGCTGTGGCCTTCTATTTACGGACTGGTCATACTCCATTTGCCACCTGGGAGGCCTTAAGACAGTACCGTGCGGGTCAGAAGGACTTTCCAAGCCGCGTGTTGGGCGCATCAACTGGCTTCTGCATTGATTTCGTCCTGGGGCTTATGCGCCCGCTCCCGGAAACGAGGTTGAGTATTCGGCAGGTTTTGAGCCATGAGTGGCTTCATATGGGTGAAACGTGCAGAAATTTGACGGCTCCGTAAGATACAAGTTCCCTATGCTCTCCATAGAAACCGAACTTGAAAGATGAATTTAGTCTGACTCATTATCACAGGTCGCTTATCAACAAATCGCTCCCTACGCTGAGCATGGTAAACAGGTCAACAGCCACCAGCAGTGCGCCCACACCCAGTACGCAAACCAACTCTACGCGAACCAGTATAACTCGCACCCAGTCAAATCTCGCGAATAACTTGGAAGTTAAGACAAGGAACGAGAGGGTGACAGGGCATAATGCTGAAGTGGTGAATCAGGAGCAGccaataataaaaagggaggcagaagagagagagcagCAGCGACTGGCTGCTGAGTCAACAAACAGGAAAGCACCAGAGGGGCAAAACAAACGACAAAGAGAGTTGTCGTTTTTCTGGAAgacaaaggaagaagaggagttgAAGAGACAGGAAGAGCTGAGACGAAGGCAGGAGATAGtcaagagggaggaggaagaggcggaaGAGTTGCAGCGGCAAGCAGAGCTCGAGCGGGaacgaaaggaaaaagaagagctCGAGCAAGCGCGAGTAAAGCAAGCGCTTttgcagcaacaacaagaacaacaacagcagcagcagcagcagcaacaacaacaagaaagggaaaaacgGGCAAGAGAAGAGTCTTCAGACGCGACAGAACCAGAACTGGTAAAACCCGACGCAGAGAGGATCAAGCGGGTTAAGAAGGAGCTTAAAACTATCTGTATGGTATGCGGCGAGAAATTCCAGCATTTTGGCCAGCTGTTTAGGCATCTAAATACTGAAAGGCATAGGATGCCCAAGGAGTACTGGGGAGCAGGGATAGGACACATGGAGTTCTCGGATATAGATGCTCTTGAAGCGCTTAGAGGACCGTTGGAGTAGCCTAAGAAATTCAAGAAACAAGATTAGATAGACGCTACACACTACGACTATCAATAAGACGAACAAGATACGGCGGCATCGATATATACGTCAACTGCAGGTAGAATTACCTAGGATACGCGCTTCACATTCTGGGCTCGGGGTTGGATTTATAGCATTAACGACGAGAGTTGTGTgcatttaaaaaaaaaaaaaataattaaaaaagaatttaCCAGTCGGCCTTTACCACTTCTTGATTACAGGAAATCAACAATGAAAAAATCGCCTATCAACAATGAAGTAGAATATTCCGATTGCAAAGTATTCCTATGAAAGTGGATTTATCTTTACCACCTCGAACATCAAAATACCCCTATGTGATCCTTACCTATTGACAATGACTAGATTTGTTCGAGGCAAAGGACAAGACAAAATACAGGACAAAAGATAGGGTACCGATGGGAGGATATTCAAAATCAACCGGATTACGTACAGTTTTGGGTAGGCGTAAGTATTGTGGCATATTGATATGTAAATACTCATTTCTGATAACAACTAATCCAGGCGAGTCACCGGAGACGAGCGCCTCTTGTTGTTCTAGTTGTTTTCTGTCTGGCCTGGGTCCTCTATAAACTTGTATCGTCCGGGGTATTCCAgaattattttctttctcttctggTTGAGATTGTAAAGGCGGCGGCCGTGCGAAACGCTTTTCCTCATCCGTTAAGGGGGGTAGAGAATCCACAAAATGGAAGACATGGAGTCGCCGCTTGGTTTCTTCACGACGTTTAGGtcgcggcggcggtgaaAGTCGTCCAGTTGGGCTGAAAAATTCACCAGAAATGAGGAATGAAACTCGTTTAGCTGTGCTGTGCGAATCAACAGAAGTGGGGGATTGAACTTTTTGGGGAGAATTGAGGCTGTCCATATCCTCTTTGGCCTTTCTTGTGTGATTTGGCTCTGGCTTCCTCCTAGGAATAAAAgcaggaggagatggaggagcaACAGTGGGAGGTTGGGAGCGTTCGGTGAAGCTAACGTCACTATCACTGTCTTCGCTTGTCCAGCTATCCAGACACAGTGGTCCCAGTGATGAGGTCGATGATGCAACGGAAGCCGGCGAGGGAGCATTCTGGTGGCTTCACAACTTTAGTTGAGCAAGCGTGATCTCGGATTCGAAGGGGAGAAAGAAACGGGGGCCGTCACTTACCTCTTTGAAACATTCATATCTCTGGACAGCCAATAATGCCCCACAGCTTCGATGATTGTTAATCGTTCTTGGGGGATGGCCGCCATGGCGCCTGTGATGAACCCCCTGCAAGGCTGGGTAGAGGAGCGTAGCTTAAGGGTGGGAAATACGGTAGGGTCTTCCGGGTAGTTGGCCAGTGTTAAGGGATTGGGAAAAGGGGGCGATCCTGTTCGCATGCAGAAGGCGATGGCTCCGAGGGCCCATACATCAACCGCGGATGTATAACGTTCAGACGTGTGCCACAGTTCAGGAGCCATGTAGCCGAAAGTCCCAATCTGATGTGTCCCGGCCACTGTGTTACTCAGGTCCCTTGTGATTCCAAAATCGGCGACCTTTACATGCCATGTTGGACCTGGTTGGGAGACTAGTATGTTCTTGGAAACCACCTATGTTAGCTTTGGGGTACAGGAGATGAGATTGATAGTCTCGGTATTATATCCTCCGCCAGAACGTACCAGCGGTTTGAGATCCCTGTGAACCAGGCTTCTGGTATGCATATGAAGCAAAGCCCGAGCGATTTGAGCCGTTATTGAAGCTGCTTCTGGTTCCGGAATGCATCCTTGATCTATGTGCTGTTGTAAATTTCCGTGCTCGACAAGTTCCATGGCAATATACCAGTGGCTTTCATCCTCAAACCAGCCACGGATTTGGACAAAATGTTGTTGATACTAATAACGATCTTCGTTAGACTTGACAATCACTTGGACGCTTAGTTGTTGACTACT
Proteins encoded in this region:
- the stk-42 gene encoding serine/threonine protein kinase-42, with translation MENILDGFLRDWKLDLLQGEFRHNPENGDDVHIHLKTNEIWRPVKRLGSGTFGEVWQQQCIREESVTELRAVKRINKTQTGLLESSQREVQALATFSSQKKQQNRSTIDDQYEQWFVQFLGWYEDTKYLYLAMEFLECGSLQRFLEVKKTPFEEEEEAATIIQQVAEALQFIHSKDFIHRNLKPSVLFHLAKSPEMVDSIDYTSAVDVWALGAVAFYLRTGHTPFATWEALRQYRAGQKDFPSRVLGASTGFCIDFVLGLMRPLPETRLSIRQVLSHEWLHMGETCRNLTAPSLINKSLPTLSMVNRSTATSSAPTPSTQTNSTRTSITRTQSNLANNLEVKTRNERVTGHNAEVVNQEQPIIKREAEEREQQRLAAESTNRKAPEGQNKRQRELSFFWKTKEEEELKRQEELRRRQEIVKREEEEAEELQRQAELERERKEKEELEQARVKQALLQQQQEQQQQQQQQQQQQEREKRAREESSDATEPELVKPDAERIKRVKKELKTICMVCGEKFQHFGQLFRHLNTERHRMPKEYWGAGIGHMEFSDIDALEALRGPLE